A single Candidatus Niyogibacteria bacterium DNA region contains:
- a CDS encoding DUF4446 family protein gives MKFFNEDIVYFAAGTAIAAILIFIWLIILEWRLKKLFKGSDGRDLMGILTGRGKELNGLKKRMLEIEKYLQESELRLQKSLKNVGLVRFDSFEGVGGKQSFSAAFLDENKNGTVISSLYGRDFNRIYAKPVESGISSHSLSEEEKEAIKKAISE, from the coding sequence ATGAAATTCTTTAATGAAGATATTGTTTATTTCGCGGCCGGAACAGCGATCGCGGCGATTTTAATTTTTATTTGGCTTATTATTTTGGAATGGCGGCTGAAAAAACTTTTTAAAGGAAGCGACGGCCGCGATCTGATGGGGATTTTAACCGGCCGCGGAAAAGAATTGAACGGCCTAAAAAAAAGAATGCTGGAAATAGAAAAATATCTTCAAGAATCCGAACTGCGCCTTCAAAAAAGCCTTAAAAATGTAGGATTGGTGAGATTTGATTCTTTTGAAGGAGTGGGCGGAAAGCAAAGTTTTTCAGCCGCGTTTTTAGATGAAAATAAAAACGGAACGGTTATTTCCAGCCTTTACGGCCGTGATTTTAACAGGATTTACGCCAAACCTGTGGAAAGCGGCATTTCGTCCCATTCGCTTTCGGAAGAAGAAAAAGAAGCGATCAAGAAAGCAATCAGCGAATAG
- the infB gene encoding translation initiation factor IF-2, with the protein MSTEQKKNLIRQNLPSVNLSGKISRPPVVVVVGHIDHGKTKLLDYIRKSNIAEKESGGITQHIGAYEAVINTKDGRTEKITFLDTPGHEAFSQIRSRGAKAADVAILVVAADEGVKPQTEESIKVLKDANLPFVVAINKIDKEGADSEKVKKELAEREILVESWGGKVPAVEISAKQGTGVKELLETIILLAQLEELKADPRIPAKGVVIESSLEPKRGNAATLLIQDGTLKIGNFVAAGNAISSVRVFEDFLGHSLKEASFSSPVRVVGFDYLPPAGTVFSAFLSKKEAEKFSAKEKISKDFLKEKEKKIIKEAPAASLIIVPVILKADTSGSLEALEKEAKKFDSEKLKIKILKSGTGPISEDDFKVALSAPETIILSFRAGLDEKIIELLSRRGVIFKNFEIIYEASDWLKEQLEKKLPLEIERTEIGQAKILKLFKKSGQKQVIGGKIIDGLVKNEARFEIIRNEHKIGEGRIIELQQAKIKTKEAAKGSEFGILADAEISIEPGDILRFFEEKTIKQTL; encoded by the coding sequence ATGTCTACCGAGCAGAAAAAAAATTTAATCCGCCAAAATTTACCTTCGGTAAACTTAAGTGGGAAAATCTCTCGTCCGCCGGTTGTCGTGGTTGTCGGCCATATTGATCATGGAAAAACCAAACTTTTGGATTATATCCGAAAAAGCAATATCGCGGAAAAAGAATCAGGCGGCATTACCCAGCATATCGGCGCTTATGAAGCGGTAATCAATACCAAAGACGGCCGAACGGAAAAAATAACTTTTTTGGATACGCCGGGGCATGAGGCGTTTTCTCAAATTCGCTCACGTGGCGCCAAAGCGGCGGACGTGGCGATTTTAGTGGTGGCGGCGGATGAAGGTGTTAAACCGCAAACTGAAGAATCAATCAAAGTTTTGAAAGACGCGAATTTGCCTTTTGTGGTGGCGATTAATAAAATTGACAAAGAAGGAGCGGATTCGGAAAAAGTTAAAAAAGAATTGGCGGAACGGGAAATTTTGGTGGAAAGCTGGGGCGGCAAGGTGCCGGCCGTGGAAATTTCCGCAAAACAAGGAACCGGCGTGAAAGAACTTTTAGAAACTATTATTTTATTAGCTCAACTTGAGGAATTAAAAGCGGATCCAAGAATACCCGCCAAAGGCGTGGTTATTGAATCCAGTTTAGAGCCGAAAAGGGGAAATGCGGCCACGCTTTTAATTCAGGACGGAACATTAAAAATCGGAAATTTCGTAGCGGCCGGAAACGCGATTTCTTCGGTTCGCGTTTTTGAGGATTTTTTAGGCCATTCTTTAAAAGAAGCTAGTTTTTCTTCGCCGGTCAGGGTGGTGGGATTTGATTATTTGCCGCCGGCAGGGACGGTTTTTTCGGCTTTTCTTTCTAAAAAAGAGGCGGAAAAATTCTCAGCTAAAGAGAAAATAAGCAAAGATTTTTTGAAGGAAAAGGAAAAAAAAATAATCAAAGAAGCGCCGGCCGCTTCCTTAATAATCGTGCCGGTGATTTTGAAAGCCGACACCTCCGGTTCTTTGGAAGCGCTTGAAAAAGAAGCGAAAAAATTTGATTCGGAAAAATTGAAAATAAAAATTTTGAAATCAGGCACCGGGCCAATTTCGGAAGATGATTTTAAAGTCGCTCTCAGCGCTCCTGAAACGATTATTTTATCTTTTCGGGCCGGCCTTGACGAAAAAATCATCGAGCTGCTTAGCCGCCGCGGCGTGATTTTCAAGAATTTTGAGATTATTTATGAAGCCAGTGATTGGCTTAAAGAGCAATTGGAAAAAAAATTGCCGCTTGAAATAGAAAGAACGGAAATCGGCCAAGCCAAGATTTTAAAATTATTTAAAAAATCCGGCCAAAAACAAGTTATCGGCGGCAAAATAATTGACGGCTTGGTTAAAAACGAAGCGAGGTTTGAAATTATCAGAAATGAGCATAAAATCGGCGAAGGCAGAATAATAGAGCTCCAGCAAGCCAAAATTAAAACAAAAGAAGCGGCCAAAGGCAGTGAATTCGGAATTTTAGCCGATGCGGAAATAAGCATTGAGCCGGGAGATATTCTGCGTTTTTTTGAAGAAAAAACAATTAAACAAACATTATAA